A region of Nitrospinota bacterium DNA encodes the following proteins:
- a CDS encoding molybdopterin-dependent oxidoreductase yields MDRRSFLKIGGAIATAGITGGCGQMAQSIIPYVTPPDEGINPVEGEYYYTVCGMCGSGCGIMVRTVSGRAKKIEGNPSHPVNHGGVCAMGQAAVWQLYHPERIKTPLKRDGAKGSNIFTPISWDEALGLLAENMEKARGKGSFVMADDHSDVVAMIATRVLQQLGSHDFAVPVLGGKLISADGPPVYFDLSKAACALLLGADIFENGFSQVHFGHAYGQLRRGDPTRRGMMIYAGPRLSMTAASADRFVSAKHGSLGTLALGIAARLIHLAQNENAATDSTMLSWMKRLDGLTVESASEKSGVPTETILEIASQLFNHAPAIAIAGDDVTAHSNGTQGLEAVDFLNSILSHLSGARRLWREEPPIYRKMREFAAVPSNATDYSATKEIIAKAARGEMSLGMILNTNPAHNLPGGMNCSGALEKTGFVAVFGCFLNDTTRHADIVLPSNHFLESWSAQVTISPSGIPVFNARQPVVRPLYSTAQPGDTLLRAAAMAGLPVEVESQEAMVMKIVEKLRHEWSGAPSTLTAKEAWEYLLQRGGWWPEVNSHAQAQAHTPRNSGPIAIEAPVFSAKPGHTFHLHPYQTMPIGAGGAANMQWLQEMPEPMSTISWGHWVEINPKTAVELGVSNGDILKIETPHGALEVPAYLYPGVGPDTLAIPFGYGHESFGKHASGRGANAMKLIEDTNWRGVMAKITKTGRKTEFVMAGNPRGDYEGRVFQL; encoded by the coding sequence ATGGACAGACGTTCGTTCCTGAAAATCGGTGGGGCCATCGCCACCGCGGGAATAACCGGCGGGTGCGGGCAGATGGCGCAATCCATCATCCCCTACGTAACACCGCCGGATGAAGGGATAAACCCCGTCGAGGGGGAATACTATTACACCGTGTGCGGGATGTGCGGCTCCGGTTGCGGAATCATGGTCCGCACAGTGTCGGGCCGCGCGAAAAAAATCGAGGGCAATCCATCCCACCCGGTGAACCACGGCGGCGTTTGCGCCATGGGCCAGGCGGCGGTCTGGCAACTGTACCACCCTGAGCGAATAAAGACCCCGTTGAAACGCGATGGCGCCAAAGGCTCCAACATCTTCACGCCTATCTCATGGGATGAGGCGCTGGGGTTGCTGGCGGAAAACATGGAAAAGGCAAGGGGAAAAGGCTCCTTCGTGATGGCCGATGACCATTCGGACGTGGTGGCTATGATAGCCACGCGGGTTCTGCAACAGTTGGGTTCGCATGATTTTGCGGTTCCCGTGCTTGGCGGCAAGCTAATTTCAGCGGACGGCCCGCCTGTTTATTTCGATCTATCCAAAGCCGCCTGCGCGCTTCTGCTTGGGGCGGATATTTTTGAAAACGGTTTCTCGCAAGTGCATTTCGGCCACGCTTATGGCCAGCTTCGCCGGGGCGACCCCACCAGAAGAGGGATGATGATATACGCCGGGCCGCGGTTATCCATGACCGCCGCCTCGGCGGACCGGTTCGTGAGCGCGAAACACGGTTCGTTAGGAACGCTTGCCCTGGGTATCGCCGCAAGGCTTATACATCTGGCGCAAAACGAAAACGCCGCCACAGATTCAACCATGCTTTCATGGATGAAACGGCTCGATGGATTAACGGTGGAATCCGCTTCGGAAAAAAGCGGCGTCCCCACCGAAACGATTTTGGAAATAGCGTCACAGCTTTTCAATCACGCCCCGGCCATCGCCATCGCGGGGGACGACGTAACGGCCCACTCCAACGGAACGCAGGGGCTTGAAGCCGTGGATTTCTTAAACAGCATTTTGAGTCATCTATCCGGCGCGCGGCGCCTGTGGCGGGAAGAGCCGCCCATCTACCGTAAGATGAGGGAATTCGCGGCTGTTCCCTCTAATGCCACGGATTATTCCGCGACGAAAGAAATCATCGCCAAAGCCGCCCGGGGTGAGATGTCGCTGGGAATGATATTAAACACCAACCCGGCCCATAACCTGCCTGGAGGCATGAATTGTTCCGGAGCGCTGGAAAAAACAGGGTTCGTGGCCGTTTTCGGATGTTTTCTGAACGACACCACCCGCCATGCGGACATCGTACTGCCCTCCAACCATTTCCTTGAATCATGGTCGGCCCAGGTAACCATATCCCCAAGCGGAATTCCGGTGTTCAACGCCCGGCAACCGGTGGTGAGGCCGCTTTATTCAACGGCCCAACCCGGCGACACATTGCTCAGGGCCGCCGCAATGGCCGGTCTGCCGGTGGAGGTGGAAAGCCAGGAGGCTATGGTCATGAAGATCGTGGAGAAGCTACGCCATGAATGGTCTGGAGCGCCATCAACCCTTACTGCGAAAGAAGCCTGGGAATATCTGCTTCAAAGGGGCGGCTGGTGGCCGGAGGTGAATAGCCATGCGCAAGCCCAGGCCCATACGCCACGGAACAGCGGCCCCATTGCGATAGAGGCTCCGGTTTTTTCAGCAAAACCCGGCCATACTTTCCATTTGCATCCATATCAAACCATGCCCATTGGAGCCGGGGGGGCCGCGAACATGCAATGGCTCCAGGAAATGCCGGAACCCATGAGCACAATAAGCTGGGGCCATTGGGTGGAGATAAACCCCAAAACCGCCGTGGAGCTTGGCGTTTCCAACGGAGACATTCTAAAGATAGAAACTCCCCACGGCGCGCTGGAGGTTCCGGCCTATCTTTACCCCGGCGTGGGGCCGGACACGCTGGCCATTCCATTCGGATACGGTCATGAATCATTCGGCAAACACGCCAGCGGCAGGGGAGCCAATGCGATGAAACTCATTGAAGACACAAATTGGCGGGGCGTCATGGCGAAGATAACGAAAACCGGAAGGAAAACCGAGTTTGTGATGGCGGGCAACCCGAGAGGTGATTATGAGGGTAGAGTCTTTCAACTATAG
- a CDS encoding cytochrome c3 family protein, whose product MGRRAFLYRFRPRSAIARGLAGAGLAGALAVAAVMGFIYHAPVYPPSFSPPEQPIRFSHKLHAGDLEIDCQYCHIYAAKAEFAGVPPLTKCMNCHVNLTIKKEPVRKLKTLAESKDSGQWIRIYKLPDHVWFNHKRHIAKDIKCAVCHGPVETMEVTYKAVTHQMGFCLDCHQGKNAPTDCWTCHT is encoded by the coding sequence ATGGGGCGCCGGGCGTTTCTTTACCGTTTTAGGCCCAGGTCCGCCATAGCCCGTGGGCTTGCCGGAGCTGGCCTCGCCGGGGCGCTCGCCGTGGCGGCGGTTATGGGCTTTATATACCACGCGCCGGTTTATCCCCCTTCTTTTTCCCCTCCCGAACAACCCATCCGGTTTTCCCACAAGCTTCACGCCGGCGATCTGGAGATAGATTGCCAGTATTGCCACATCTACGCCGCCAAGGCGGAATTCGCGGGGGTTCCGCCACTCACCAAGTGCATGAATTGCCATGTAAACCTGACCATCAAAAAAGAGCCCGTCCGAAAACTCAAAACCCTCGCCGAGAGCAAAGACTCGGGCCAATGGATAAGGATATATAAACTCCCAGACCACGTATGGTTCAACCACAAGCGGCATATCGCAAAAGATATAAAGTGCGCCGTGTGCCACGGCCCCGTTGAGACCATGGAGGTCACTTACAAGGCCGTAACCCACCAGATGGGGTTCTGCCTGGATTGCCATCAGGGGAAAAACGCCCCCACCGATTGCTGGACATGCCACACCTGA